A segment of the Amycolatopsis thermophila genome:
CGTCGGGCCGGGGCGCAGCGCACCGAGGCGCCCGTAGACCACCGCGAACGCGATGGCGAGCAGGCCACCGATCGCGATGCCGTACACACCCACCGCGGTGAGCAGCCCGATCGTGCTCTGCACCCCGCGGGACACGAGCTCCCCACCGTGGTCGTGCTCCCCGGCCGCGTGCGCGGCGGCCTCCTCGAGGCCGATCGCGGCGTCGACCGGGGGCTCACCGACCGCGTAGGCGAACACCGTGCCCAGGACAGCGGCGACCAGGCCCGCGAGCATCCCGCGGACCAGCAGCGCGCGCATCAGTGGCAGGGGAAGGCCAGCAGGTGCCGGCCGTCGTGGACGAATTCGTGGATGTAGGTGTTGTTCGCGAGCACCGCGAACGCGCCCTGTTCGGCGCTCACGAAGTAGAGCGCGATCAGCGCGAGGAGCCCGATGAAGAACGCCCACGGGGCGATCTCCCGCAAC
Coding sequences within it:
- a CDS encoding CbtB-domain containing protein translates to MSQAVAVAAPVPVRIPLREIAPWAFFIGLLALIALYFVSAEQGAFAVLANNTYIHEFVHDGRHLLAFPCH